Proteins from a single region of Nocardiopsis dassonvillei subsp. dassonvillei DSM 43111:
- a CDS encoding immunity 49 family protein, whose product MDRLETWEAWVTYMQMSEATLAVSTAEPGTQLTRMINHQERTLTAVEPDYFTNASNWLTAFYLAVTCRDQERYRSLCEIPTELLRQAGESRGSQYNPYIYHLIEALQAFVLNRPGLEEHLLQAMKLSDPANAEIGTTEVLNKLTFPPLNTLMHLVRRNSDKFNEALAEGLELFRSFHTATPERAEELDGGTSIPLLALACLAYDTAGQDPDFHFDVESGYLPKHILQRSWHGEFPI is encoded by the coding sequence GTGGACAGGCTGGAAACCTGGGAGGCCTGGGTCACCTATATGCAGATGAGCGAGGCGACCCTCGCCGTCTCCACCGCCGAACCGGGCACCCAGCTCACCCGGATGATCAACCACCAGGAACGCACCCTGACCGCGGTCGAACCCGACTACTTCACCAACGCCAGCAACTGGCTGACCGCGTTCTACCTGGCGGTGACCTGCCGCGACCAGGAACGCTACCGCTCCCTGTGCGAGATCCCCACCGAACTCCTGCGCCAAGCCGGGGAGAGCCGGGGAAGCCAGTACAACCCCTACATCTACCACCTGATCGAAGCCTTGCAGGCCTTCGTCCTCAACCGCCCCGGCCTGGAAGAACACCTCCTCCAGGCCATGAAACTGTCAGACCCCGCGAATGCGGAGATCGGCACCACCGAGGTACTCAACAAGCTCACCTTCCCGCCGTTGAACACCCTGATGCACCTGGTGCGGCGCAACAGCGACAAGTTCAACGAAGCCCTGGCAGAAGGGCTGGAACTGTTCCGCTCCTTCCACACCGCCACACCCGAACGTGCGGAGGAACTCGACGGTGGAACCTCCATCCCCCTTCTGGCCCTGGCCTGCCTGGCCTACGACACCGCCGGGCAGGATCCCGACTTCCACTTCGACGTCGAATCCGGCTACCTGCCCAAGCACATCCTCCAGCGCAGCTGGCACGGGGAGTTCCCCATCTGA